TTCTCCTCAGGGAGACTCTGCTGGGCTTTCagttgttccttccttctttctcggGCCTCCAGCATGAGAGACTGACCCTCTCGGACTGCAGCGGGGGCTATCTTCTCTGAATAAGAACGCTTGATGTCCCCAGGCGTGTTTGTAAAGTCCAAATCGTATTCTCCCCTCCTGACTTTAGTTCTCCCATGAAGAGAGCCcgctttctcccttttccccataGAGTTTCGGGGAGCCCATTTTTCATCTTCAAATAAGATCCCATCATGAACAATGGGGGGTGAGTTTGTTTCCACATTTTTATCCTCAAATAAGGGGGTGCTCGACTCGGTTCTGGGATTCTGGGATTTGGTGTTCTGGGGCTTATTAGCAGATGCCacatcttttttctcctcttcaggAGGCGGTATTTTCTTCCAGGTGTCAGAAGGTGAATCAGAAAGCCCAGACTGAGGCATGGCCCAGAGCGGAGGGGTGAGTCTGGTGCTGGGAGTCTTCTGTCTATTCAGTTCTCGAGTGGAGGACTCCGTCTTCTCCAGGCTCGTTTCAGATCCAGAGTGCAGCATTGAGCTGGATTCCTCGGCTCTGTGTCGCTGCTGTCCCAGGAGATTCACCGTCTTCCTGAAAGCTGGTGGATCCTGGGGCTCTTTCTGGGCTCTCCAGTCATACCTCTGGGAAAGGTGGTCTGCAGAACTCCTGGCGCCTGGTCTCTCCCACTGAAATCCACTTTGGCTGGCCAGTGCTCTGTCCTCCTTCCAGTCCCTGAGATCACCACCTTTCATGGATTCTTCTTTATATTCTGCCATAAGGGCATCAATGTCAAGGACGCTGGACCTGTAACCATCCTCAGCTTTGGCCCTGGGAGATTCATGGGTGTCCCCCTGCTTCCTTCTGGTCAAGAGGTTCTTTGATGAACACATTAAATGGTCAGAAGGTCTGGAAGACCTCTTGCTTCCATCATCTTCGGAATCAATGGGGATATTGACATTTCCCGACTTTTGGTTAACACACAAACCATCCACACCTATTCCTTTGCCATCAGCATGTCTCGTCCATCGCTCTTCAGGAAGCCCTTCCTGGTCGCTGGACCTCAGATTCTTGGAAAAACTGAGGTTTTCCTGGTCCTTCTCTTTGGCCTGCCAGTTTTTCCTATCCAAGTTTCCTGGTGAGACTCGGGCGTGCAAAGGTGCGGACCTACGGTTGGAAAACGATTCGGACAAAAAGCTGAGTTTTCTTGGAGGATGAACATTGACTGCTTCATCTTTGCCTAGAGGAGACGGCTTCCTGTTTTCAGAAACAGAATTGTCTGTGTTATATTCTCTTTTGTTCCCAGAGATCTGATATGTTACAGCAAAATAGGTCTCCCTGGGCCTCCGAGGTGACTGCGGCATGGGGACGCCATCCTTTTCATCCCATGATATAATCCAGTTAGCCTCCTTTGAATCTGACCCATCCTGAGTATGCCGACTCTTTTTGAAATAGGTATCCCCAGGCGAGAGAGAATCCGCTCGTCTCCCCAGCCTCTTGGATGGTTCAGTGGGGAACGAGATGAACTCATCAAACTTCACATCATGAGGCAACGTCCTCCGGCGCCATCTTTCTGAGATTCTCAGATCCATGCTAGATGGTTTCCCGACGCTGGCTTCCAGCTCTGGAGCGTGGGCCTGGAtccattcattttcttcatccatGTCTTTCCTCGTGGACCTTGAACCTACGTGTCTCCTTAACCTGAAGTCAAAGGATTCCTCTTTAGCGGTGGCCCTCAGCTCTGTCCTGGGATGGGAGCTATTAAAATACTCATGAAGTCGGCTCCTTCTTTCCCCGGGACTTAGAGCATCAACCTTGCTCATTCCCATGGAAGTGTTCTCTTGCTGTACATCATAAGGATCTAACTGGGTTATTCTGACCAGCATGGTCTCAGGAACACGGgttgaatttttcttttccttggcaCTCTGGTGGGAGGCTTTGTCATTGCCCACTATCCCAGGGGCCTTGGCCTGGGTTCCTAAATAGGGCTTCTCAGCTATCCTATTGGGGAGCAATGAGTTCCCACCCAACATGTCTTTGGGTTCATAGAATTCAGACCTCGGGGAAGCTGTTTCCAGCCTCTCTGGAGCTTCCCCAACCAAACCAGAAGTTTGGGAAGAGCCCACTTTAACGTCCAGTCTCCCCTGCTGCTTCATGCCAAGACCTTCACTCCGAGAACCCTGCTTCTCTTTCACAGAAGACAGCTGTTTGTTAGTCCTAAGAGTCATGGCCTTTTCCTCGGGGGCCATCAAAACAGCCTCGCTGGAGATCCTTTCACTAGTCATTTGGACAATGTCATATACGGGCTCGATTCTTTGGTACGTgagattatttcctatttgcttCGCAGAGGAGACATTCCATCTTTCACCCCCAGGATGCTTTTCCAACGGGGTGGCATTCATTGGCCTTTCTTCTTCATCCGGGAGGCTACTCCGCCCCGACTTCTCTGCACCGAGGTTCTCCACCCACTTGGAATTCTCACTTCTGACATTCATGCTCTCTCCCGGGGTCTTCCCTAACCAGGATGCCTTCTCTTCTCCCAGGCTGGGAGACTCGCTATATTTTCTGATCGACTCCCTGGAGCTTGTCAGCAGGGGACGGTCAGCCACGTTGTACCTCACCACGTTGTTCTCAAACACCGTCGCCCTGACGGTCTGAAAGTCCCCATCTTCTTCAGCCATGGAGAGTGGCGAGTGGGCTTCGGGAGGATGGGGAGCCACAGTGGAATCCTCTCTCAGGAAAAGGGAGCCGTCTGGCTCATTACCAGAGCTCAATTTCCTTTCAATCTGTCTGGTTTTCTCCCAAGGCTTCACAGTCTTCCACTGGTTTCTGGCAGCAGATGCTTTGTTCAAATCCGTTCTGAGCAAAATGTGCCCTTCTTTATTCTgggggggggaaagaagaggaaaacgcAATGTTGAAGAACTCATGAAATAAAATAGGGCAGTGAGGCTTAGTTACAAGGCTTACACGGGGGGCCCCCTGGATTTAAAAGAGGGGCTCTCTTACACAGGACACGACTTGGGGTGCATGCAGATCTTCTCACTAGGATGGACTCCAGTCTGATAGCCATTCAaagcaagagaagaaaagacaatttGCTAGAAAACCTAGAAAAAGTAAAATTGTGGCACATTGTGGTCAAAGGCCTGTCATCTTTTTCTCTAGGgtggctttttctttttctacaggTTGGGGTTCAGGCTGCAATAAAGCCCCATTATGACATTAAAACCTCTGAAGAAGGAGTAAGCCACGAGGTGGTCGTGCCATCAGCTTCTTTTAGAAAAGGGCTCTGGAGAAAGCATTAGACCAGCTGGGATGTCAAGAAATTCTGTGGAGCCCAGCAGAAAAGCCCAGAAATCAGGAAGGATCACATGTCATAGAGGGAAGCTGATGATCTCGAAGGGCCCCATCCCCAGCTCTAATTCAGCAAGCATTAACTGAAGCCCTAATCTGGGTCTGGTCCTGGACTAGAAAGGCAAGAAAAGGGAAACAGAAAGCCGTCCCCCGCCCTTGAGAAGATTCCATTCCACGTGGATTCTCCCACTGGTAGAGAGCATCTACAAGGTCCACGCATGGCTACTGCCTTCCCAGCTGAAGACTATTGCCCAAGGCTTGATGAGAAACCACCGCCCATCACCTGATGCCCAGCCTTCCAGCAAGGGACTCTGGACACGCCAGCAGGGCTAGTCCCTGGGAGAAAGGTAGGGCGTCCTGGAACAGGGAGAATCTTAGGCTACCCCATGATCAcagaagtttttctttctttttttttctttttgggaggaggagggaagggaaccGGACCAATGATACCATTAGGTGGGCCAGTACAGCTGAAGAAGCCACGAATCCAACAGGATTCCTGTATTCCAGATTATATGGAATGTTATtattcttaattttgttaaatatttccaaattacacttaaaaaaaaaaacaacccttacttttCTGTCTAGGGatcaaagttaagtaacttgcctagggttattCAGCTAGGATGTTCCTGAGGGCAGACTTGAACcctccaggtcctcccaactccagacacTATGCCACCTAGTACCCTCCCCACCAATTACAATTTCTAAAAAagctttaccttctatcttaaaatcaattctgtgtattgattccaagtcataagagcagtaagggttaaggcaatgggggttaagtgactttcccagggtcaccgaGATAGGAAAAGTCtacagccaaatttgaacccagatcctcctgactctaagtctggcctcctatccactgagccatttggcTGACCCCCCCTTACCCCCCAAccccaatgacattttaatctagttcaggccTCTGAACCTCTATCAAAACAGATTGCAAACCTCACTTTAGCAATTTATAAACtcaatgaattttgttgttgttcagtgatttcagtcatgttcaactcctcatgaccccatttggggttttcttttgtttttgtttttgtttttggcaaagacactacagtggtttaccatttccttctctgattagtttttacagaagagaaaatggcggccgtaaaaggttaaatgacttgcccaggattatacaactagtatctgagaccagatttgaactcagatcttcctgactccaggcctggcactctatccacctagctgcccagaaggcaaacaagggttaagtgagttgtccaggatctaagtgtctgaggcaggatttgaactcaggtccttctgacacTCTATCTACCATGGCGCCACCTAAGCTGTCCATTGAGGTAACTTGATTACCTGGGCTTTTAAGGTTTAAGTGACTAGATGGCAAGTAAGATGGCACGTTAGAATAGAGAGTTGGCcttagaataaggaagacctagACCAAAGATCTGTCTGTGAGATCTGGGAAAAGCTGTAGCACTCCAATGTTGTACATAATATTtttgagaggggaagggggaTCGCCTGGATGGAAACCCATCTCCATTTTAAGAGTTGCCTGGGGGTACAGAGAATTCTGTCAGTCATTCAACATGGGTGAAGTGCCTACtgaatacatgcatatatatgctaAGTATACCCCAAAAAAGGCAAGTCCCTGACCTTCAGGGGCTCATATTCAAATGGGGAGGCAACCCCAGATGAgccctgacttcaagcccaagaTCACAATCGGAGTGTCAGATGCAGAGGATACGAGCCTCAGTGTCTCCGAGAGGCTCCATGGCCTTTCTGTGGACACGACATAGAATGTCTAAGAGTTAACTGTGGGGCAGTGGTTAGAGACCCAGGCCCCCGAGTTCATGTTCCTTCTCTGATACATCATTCCTCTgggacccaggacaagtcatttaactactcaGTGGCACCCAGGTAACTCCCTCTAACTACTACACTCTAGAGGAGGCATCAGTCCTTATACCTGGCCATTTACAGGTCCAAGTCCAAAAAGGAGAGAACATAAAAGATGTCAGATGTTAGACATCTTAAAATTAGTTACTCATGGGATCTTGGGCAGTTGGTGATAAAATGGATAGAGTTCTACTAGTGATTGTATTTGAGAACCCAAGTATTAAAACAAGGAGCACCCCATttgtatctgggttcaaatctggcctgatacttcctagatgagtgaccctgcgcaagtcacttaacccccattgcctagcccttaccactcttctgccttggaaccaatattggtatcaattctaagataaaatataagagcaggattttttttaaggaagatctgagtacaaatctagcctcagaccctacGTTGTATagccctcggcaagtcacttcaccctctctgcctcagtttctcatttgtgaaatgaactagagaggaaatggcaaaccattctaggttctttgccaagaaaaccccaaacagaatGTCAAAGGGTTGGGCATGCCTGAAGATGActtcacaacaataacaacatggGGTCTTATCCTTGGCATACAAGTACTGATAACAAGAACCTTAAAACATAGACTGTCAGAATTTGGAGGTACCTTAGGCTTTATCCAGTGTAACCGCCTCCTTTTCGAGAGGATGAAACTAAGGCCCAAGGAGGGGGAAGCCAGACACCCAGTGTTTGGCCAATCCAGGGCTCCTGATTCCCAGGCAAGTGATCAAAAAAGTCACCAGTCTAGGGCTACTTTAATGGGCACCGAAGAACAAAGGGAAGCTGCGAACCAAAGAGGGGCCCTTACCTTTTCTTGGAAAACGCTTTCTTGATGTAGCTCCCCGCTAGAAGCAGGACTCTTCTCGAGTCTCGACTCACCGTCCAAAGATGGCCTCGTGAACCTAGAGTAGAAAGTGGAGTTAATCCCTGACGGTGCCAGATGCCGGGTCAGAGAATCCAGCGCACTTAATACGAGATGAAAAGGATTCAAACGGCCAGCTCGGATGCTGTGGACACGAACCTGACAGAGAAAGCCTAGGATGTCACGATGTCAATCCTGCTCTACACCAATCAGGGTCTGGCTAGGAAACAAAAACCTCTGGAGCAGGAGCCGAAGGTCCAGGTTCCAGTCTGCCACTAACTCACTGGGTAAGCATTTCTCTGTaaggcctccatttcctcatctgtaaaatgggcatcatcACAGCTGCCTTCCCTAGCTTTTAGCTACATGTGGATATTATCTACATCAAGGTGTTTGGGAAGGAATGAAAACACCACAAGGGGTATAATTACTTTTGCCAACAATAACTACTAATCACTCACCGTGTGAGCGAAGGAACATCTCTGCCCCTTTCAgggcctcagtttgctcctctgtaaagtcgagggttggactagatgacctctgaggtccctttcagctccacatacatatagcttttaaaaaactgaaatgagTTAGCCAGCTGATCATACCACAAATAGATGTCCGGAAATGACCAGGTGTGTCCTGACGGGTTCGATCCAATTCCATGATTTGGCAGCATAGTCTACTAATACTGGCACGTTTTTACATATGTCTACACACACGTGTGTATATAAAATcttttatgtagcactttaatatagaatatagtgctttaaggttcacaaagtgaTTTTCAATTATTATCTTAGCTGAGCTTCACAACAATGCTGAGAAATTTgaggctattattatctctgttttacagatgaagaaactgaggcaagcacagatttcaagcgacttgcccaaaattatacagctagtgagtgtctgaggccgaatttcaatccaggtccagcactctttccactgaatcATCTGATTCCTTTGGCATAATAGAAAGAGCCATGGAGAGGGGCTCAGGAACATCTGGGATCTAGTTTTGGTTCTACTGTTAACTAATTAGTTGTGGGATCTGGGGATAAGAAAGGCCTCCCCCCCAATTATCTTGTATCCatgtatttgttttatatgtgtttatttatatttaaatctttactttctgtcttagtaaaaactcaagacagaaaggcaaaaattgggcaattgggggttaagtgacttgcccagggtcacacaactaggaagtttatgcagcaaaatttgaacccaagacctcctatctctaggcttggctctctatctactgtgccatctagctgcccctatttagTATACATTTAAGTGTGAAAACATTGCCTTCCTGAGGGAATGTAAGCTAGATGACAGGgcctgttttttctttgtttttgcacAACTCGgtttctagcacatagtagggattaaataaattattaaatgaatGTTCTTTGAAGTGAATGTCATGTGTACTCCCAGCAGAGCAGACACTAGATCCTCGAGGGCAGAAGAGTATCTATTTCTGGGTTTTACGTCAACatggtgcctggtacacagtaggtactaaataaatgtttgttgaaagattaatttcctttctatttcacttcctccttatatttatttgtgtacatgtccTGTTTTCCTCCCATTATGACCACACCCCCTCCTGTCCATGTGAAGCACCTGATCTCATACACAAGTTAGGacaaaagtatttcatttatttatttatttttatgagaaGCAGTGTGGCTTTTTAGATAAGAGAGCTGACCTTGAAGCTGAGAAGACAtgtgttcaagtcctacctcttaTCCTAATTGGACAACATGTGGTCCtaggtaagtctcttaacctttcaGGGCTCTAGACAGTTCCCTATAACTTTCAGAGAAGATACCAAATTGCATTGGTAAAAGGAGTTTCCACACTCAGGCCTTCCTCATGCCAAATAGACCGGGTCATAGGTCTGGCTTCcatccttattcttttttttcacatATGAAGCCATTATTCTCTCACACATATAGCATTCTTTAAAGTATACATAAATTGTATACAAGTATACACAAAAAGTACACATGTATACATTAATctatacaaatacacacaaaatGTATATAATCTTACTTGGCTATGTccccttctgaatttccttctggtAGGGAAGTTACTACCCACTTTACAgatagaaaactgaggcctaggaaaTCATACACTCAAAgattttagagctaaaagaaaccTCAGATACTAAACTGGAAAAATGTTTTGATGGAAGGAACCCTATTTTATTCATCTCTGTATCCTGAATGGGCAGAACAGGACCACAGACATGATGGCAGGAGTTTCAGGATCATCTCATACCAGCAGGGAcatcaaagaatattgagttcaccccatcttccttcattttacagaaaactgaggcagagagagatccAGTGATTTTCTCAGCCACATGGTAAATttctgagtcaggattcaaactctggtctttctgacttccaggGCTCTATCTAGTAAGCCtgtaagattctttttttttttaatccttaccttctttcttataaTCGATAtagggtccaaggcagaagaatggcaaggactaatgtaaaaatggagatttgaaccccagacttcaatacCAGAaatccttggcagttcccagaattccctataatctcacctgaatccccacctgggccaagaacaaaattggtatttaaactgactgtaccacctacttgctctctgcttccgcttctaagcacacaagtctctcaagatgtagtaagtgaaattgtgaatgggctagtgCTCTAGGCACGTgccttcttattctgtatttctttatccttgatttctaataatctttaataaacctctaaaaatataatacttttagtagagaaactaaattaATTGTTATAgctatgtatactttcatgccaaaggggactgccccctaactggttttttgtcaatgcatctagcaattattggttttgttcctttcctcttatcctcaaattattgtaatctttaagtcgattatgttttcatgatcctttttggggaaacttttcccaataacaATCAAACAGAGATATGTAAAAACAGAGATTtgaatccccagaagtccttggcagttcccagaattccctataacctcacctgaatccccacctgggccgagaacaaaattggtatttaaactgattgtaCTGCCTACTTgggctctctgcttccacttctaagcacacacatccctcaagatgtagagtaagtggctgtgaatgggctattcagccctggacatgtgcttttcttattttgtatttttcttatttccttgatttctaataatctttaataaacctctaaaaatataatactttaagagagaaactaatttaactgttacactaggcaatgggagtaaagtgacttgcccaaggtcacatagctaggaagtgtctacggCCAGATTTTAAatgaggacctcccgtctctgggcctgattctatctactgagtcatctagctgccctcagcCTGGGAGATTCTTGAAAGAAAGGTGGCTTATACTTACAATTTAGTCAAGTCAGCAGACAGGGGCCTTGCCTGGAAGGACTTCCTCCTCCTCTCGGGGGGCACCTCAGGGCTCTCCACCATCCACTCTTTGATCCGATCCTGGACTTTCACACTACCTTTCTCCTTGTCAGGGCCTGGAGCAGGAGATTCAGTGCTCGGCCAAGAGGAGAAGCTTTCTGA
This sequence is a window from Monodelphis domestica isolate mMonDom1 chromosome 3, mMonDom1.pri, whole genome shotgun sequence. Protein-coding genes within it:
- the LOC100009818 gene encoding uncharacterized protein KIAA1671 isoform X3; this translates as MRVTMATKVEVSPLTSLGAVPNLNEIAKEDKLQTTYYHPGSKVPASPPVMVLAGTRNLGTPSRALPGPRLSPKPFSKENPLDTFANVKSPITSVKPSIGMTRPLVYSKLEDSSTAKALDENMPSLVEPKLEGGSLSSNGTPCNNKALPQTIHSQNTIILFETTGPAKPKASHSPGRAGGEEPNVDGIVPLHRQPPSAKPETVAKPALPPRKPVGILQRQASLPSDERPAMLKTWEKGEEKEPLPSPGIKNEGGHPSLEARPRGKRRPVSAIFESLQHIKPNPLETPRGKVPPTPPEKSWVRKPRPLSVDLTARFENKDILSKKVGSPLEESKEKGLGVGAFDRGHGKERPEPLDKATPVKPSLGLKEQGLDAPDLKDKVKEPNQKIVFKPVEASSPETSMNPAEASVRKGRNLLDQKPKQEGDPDYKETEGPVPLPRSEKSPELAEGKNRAAEEDERVTQRDSPGRGEWTSRGSVKKRVSLFGSESFSSWPSTESPAPGPDKEKGSVKVQDRIKEWMVESPEVPPERRRKSFQARPLSADLTKLFTRPSLDGESRLEKSPASSGELHQESVFQEKNKEGHILLRTDLNKASAARNQWKTVKPWEKTRQIERKLSSGNEPDGSLFLREDSTVAPHPPEAHSPLSMAEEDGDFQTVRATVFENNVVRYNVADRPLLTSSRESIRKYSESPSLGEEKASWLGKTPGESMNVRSENSKWVENLGAEKSGRSSLPDEEERPMNATPLEKHPGGERWNVSSAKQIGNNLTYQRIEPVYDIVQMTSERISSEAVLMAPEEKAMTLRTNKQLSSVKEKQGSRSEGLGMKQQGRLDVKVGSSQTSGLVGEAPERLETASPRSEFYEPKDMLGGNSLLPNRIAEKPYLGTQAKAPGIVGNDKASHQSAKEKKNSTRVPETMLVRITQLDPYDVQQENTSMGMSKVDALSPGERRSRLHEYFNSSHPRTELRATAKEESFDFRLRRHVGSRSTRKDMDEENEWIQAHAPELEASVGKPSSMDLRISERWRRRTLPHDVKFDEFISFPTEPSKRLGRRADSLSPGDTYFKKSRHTQDGSDSKEANWIISWDEKDGVPMPQSPRRPRETYFAVTYQISGNKREYNTDNSVSENRKPSPLGKDEAVNVHPPRKLSFLSESFSNRRSAPLHARVSPGNLDRKNWQAKEKDQENLSFSKNLRSSDQEGLPEERWTRHADGKGIGVDGLCVNQKSGNVNIPIDSEDDGSKRSSRPSDHLMCSSKNLLTRRKQGDTHESPRAKAEDGYRSSVLDIDALMAEYKEESMKGGDLRDWKEDRALASQSGFQWERPGARSSADHLSQRYDWRAQKEPQDPPAFRKTVNLLGQQRHRAEESSSMLHSGSETSLEKTESSTRELNRQKTPSTRLTPPLWAMPQSGLSDSPSDTWKKIPPPEEEKKDVASANKPQNTKSQNPRTESSTPLFEDKNVETNSPPIVHDGILFEDEKWAPRNSMGKREKAGSLHGRTKVRRGEYDLDFTNTPGDIKRSYSEKIAPAAVREGQSLMLEARERRKEQLKAQQSLPEENLESTMIHRAFPHWERTSSPPKVSQDFEKERVRLANNKSPSRSFTPLPMSLPRRSHSFCKEKKIEPFM
- the LOC100009818 gene encoding uncharacterized protein KIAA1671 isoform X2 encodes the protein MRVTMATKVEVSPLTSLGAVPNLNEIAKEDKLQTTYYHPGSKVPASPPVMVLAGTRNLGTPSRALPGPRLSPKPFSKENPLDTFANVKSPITSVKPSIGMTRPLVYSKLEDSSTAKALDENMPSLVEPKLEGGSLSSNGTPCNNKALPQTIHSQNTIILFETTGPAKPKASHSPGRAGGEEPNVDGIVPLHRQPPSAKPETVAKPALPPRKPVGILQRQASLPSDERPAMLKTWEKGEEKEPLPSPGIKNEGGHPSLEARPRGKRRPVSAIFESLQHIKPNPLETPRGKVPPTPPEKSWVRKPRPLSVDLTARFENKDILSKKVGSPLEESKEKGLGVGAFDRGHGKERPEPLDKATPVKPSLGLKEQGLDAPDLKDKVKEPNQKIVFKPVEASSPETSMNPAEASVRKGRNLLDQKPKQEGDPDYKETEGPVPLPRSEKSPELAEGKNRAAEEDERVTQRDSPGRGEWTSRGSVKKRVSLFGSESFSSWPSTESPAPGPDKEKGSVKVQDRIKEWMVESPEVPPERRRKSFQARPLSADLTKLFTRPSLDGESRLEKSPASSGELHQESVFQEKNKEGHILLRTDLNKASAARNQWKTVKPWEKTRQIERKLSSGNEPDGSLFLREDSTVAPHPPEAHSPLSMAEEDGDFQTVRATVFENNVVRYNVADRPLLTSSRESIRKYSESPSLGEEKASWLGKTPGESMNVRSENSKWVENLGAEKSGRSSLPDEEERPMNATPLEKHPGGERWNVSSAKQIGNNLTYQRIEPVYDIVQMTSERISSEAVLMAPEEKAMTLRTNKQLSSVKEKQGSRSEGLGMKQQGRLDVKVGSSQTSGLVGEAPERLETASPRSEFYEPKDMLGGNSLLPNRIAEKPYLGTQAKAPGIVGNDKASHQSAKEKKNSTRVPETMLVRITQLDPYDVQQENTSMGMSKVDALSPGERRSRLHEYFNSSHPRTELRATAKEESFDFRLRRHVGSRSTRKDMDEENEWIQAHAPELEASVGKPSSMDLRISERWRRRTLPHDVKFDEFISFPTEPSKRLGRRADSLSPGDTYFKKSRHTQDGSDSKEANWIISWDEKDGVPMPQSPRRPRETYFAVTYQISGNKREYNTDNSVSENRKPSPLGKDEAVNVHPPRKLSFLSESFSNRRSAPLHARVSPGNLDRKNWQAKEKDQENLSFSKNLRSSDQEGLPEERWTRHADGKGIGVDGLCVNQKSGNVNIPIDSEDDGSKRSSRPSDHLMCSSKNLLTRRKQGDTHESPRAKAEDGYRSSVLDIDALMAEYKEESMKGGDLRDWKEDRALASQSGFQWERPGARSSADHLSQRYDWRAQKEPQDPPAFRKTVNLLGQQRHRAEESSSMLHSGSETSLEKTESSTRELNRQKTPSTRLTPPLWAMPQSGLSDSPSDTWKKIPPPEEEKKDVASANKPQNTKSQNPRTESSTPLFEDKNVETNSPPIVHDGILFEDEKWAPRNSMGKREKAGSLHGRTKVRRGEYDLDFTNTPGDIKRSYSEKIAPAAVREGQSLMLEARERRKEQLKAQQSLPEENLESTMIHRAFPHWERTSSPPKVSQDFEKERVRLANNKSPSRSFTPLPMSLPRRSHSFCKEKKIEPFMQL
- the LOC100009818 gene encoding uncharacterized protein KIAA1671 isoform X1, translated to MRVTMATKVEVSPLTSLGAVPNLNEIAKEDKLQTTYYHPGSKVPASPPVMVLAGTRNLGTPSRALPGPRLSPKPFSKENPLDTFANVKSPITSVKPSIGMTRPLVYSKLEDSSTAKALDENMPSLVEPKLEGGSLSSNGTPCNNKALPQTIHSQNTIILFETTGPAKPKASHSPGRAGGEEPNVDGIVPLHRQPPSAKPETVAKPALPPRKPVGILQRQASLPSDERPAMLKTWEKGEEKEPLPSPGIKNEGGHPSLEARPRGKRRPVSAIFESLQHIKPNPLETPRGKVPPTPPEKSWVRKPRPLSVDLTARFENKDILSKKVGSPLEESKEKGLGVGAFDRGHGKERPEPLDKATPVKPSLGLKEQGLDAPDLKDKVKEPNQKIVFKPVEASSPETSMNPAEASVRKGRNLLDQKPKQEGDPDYKETEGPVPLPRSEKSPELAEGKNRAAEEDERVTQRDSPGRGEWTSRGSVKKRVSLFGSESFSSWPSTESPAPGPDKEKGSVKVQDRIKEWMVESPEVPPERRRKSFQARPLSADLTKLFTRPSLDGESRLEKSPASSGELHQESVFQEKNKEGHILLRTDLNKASAARNQWKTVKPWEKTRQIERKLSSGNEPDGSLFLREDSTVAPHPPEAHSPLSMAEEDGDFQTVRATVFENNVVRYNVADRPLLTSSRESIRKYSESPSLGEEKASWLGKTPGESMNVRSENSKWVENLGAEKSGRSSLPDEEERPMNATPLEKHPGGERWNVSSAKQIGNNLTYQRIEPVYDIVQMTSERISSEAVLMAPEEKAMTLRTNKQLSSVKEKQGSRSEGLGMKQQGRLDVKVGSSQTSGLVGEAPERLETASPRSEFYEPKDMLGGNSLLPNRIAEKPYLGTQAKAPGIVGNDKASHQSAKEKKNSTRVPETMLVRITQLDPYDVQQENTSMGMSKVDALSPGERRSRLHEYFNSSHPRTELRATAKEESFDFRLRRHVGSRSTRKDMDEENEWIQAHAPELEASVGKPSSMDLRISERWRRRTLPHDVKFDEFISFPTEPSKRLGRRADSLSPGDTYFKKSRHTQDGSDSKEANWIISWDEKDGVPMPQSPRRPRETYFAVTYQISGNKREYNTDNSVSENRKPSPLGKDEAVNVHPPRKLSFLSESFSNRRSAPLHARVSPGNLDRKNWQAKEKDQENLSFSKNLRSSDQEGLPEERWTRHADGKGIGVDGLCVNQKSGNVNIPIDSEDDGSKRSSRPSDHLMCSSKNLLTRRKQGDTHESPRAKAEDGYRSSVLDIDALMAEYKEESMKGGDLRDWKEDRALASQSGFQWERPGARSSADHLSQRYDWRAQKEPQDPPAFRKTVNLLGQQRHRAEESSSMLHSGSETSLEKTESSTRELNRQKTPSTRLTPPLWAMPQSGLSDSPSDTWKKIPPPEEEKKDVASANKPQNTKSQNPRTESSTPLFEDKNVETNSPPIVHDGILFEDEKWAPRNSMGKREKAGSLHGRTKVRRGEYDLDFTNTPGDIKRSYSEKIAPAAVREGQSLMLEARERRKEQLKAQQSLPEENLESTMIHRAFPHWERTSSPPKVSQDFEKERVRLANNKSPSRSFTPLPMSLPRRSHSFCKEKKIEPFMDQLKQCFARQPPEAKDTDTLVQENDSQYGTWNDPRQSGESFAPESPSPDSNVTSVRKQPPSSRLSSLSSQTEPASPADPGDSSRDQRSTSLDRSSTDLDSTDGTEGAPSSDTAGLEGKVDDFSFINQTSVLDSSALKARAQLSRRNRRRAPISHSLRRSRVGEADNQSSSMEEADSAWMFKDSTEDKLVKKEESDEEEKPPRSERTPVSQPQRLPIFPGVDPSVLKAQLRKRNEVDSPGDGQASAQLSKSPKSPFQPGVLGSRVLPTSMEKEERSEEMSPQWLKDLKSKKRLSQYENQA